The following are encoded in a window of Gramella sp. MT6 genomic DNA:
- a CDS encoding lytic transglycosylase domain-containing protein — MLKRKYFMLLLLAGMSTLAQEKKDKERVEKANFRVQIFQKSDDTEIKLAQPDPEFRDKLPISAAIRDSSKVKLEDLPQAKTIDSLWKLELTNSDLFEDMQKSIREQDYEDVVYKELPTDTLKARLAKLNARTPFNIEYNPILESVIKSYLKRNKQGMERLMALSSYYFPMFEQELDKYDIPLEIKYLAIVESALNPRAKSRVGATGLWQFMFTTGKMHGLDVSSYVDERMDPERSTEAAAQYLASLYKVFGDWDLVLASYNSGPGNVSKAIRRSGGSTDYWQLRRYLPRETAGYVPAFLATMYLFEYADEHNFQPKNPDVVYFETDTIQVKQLLTFDQISKVTGVENEMLQFLNPSYKLDIIPFVEDKKYSLRLPKPASGKFVSNESAIYNFAETQLAEEKKELPKYVETEDRIRYKVRRGDYLGKIAERYGVGVSSIRRWNNMRGNNIRVGQYLTIYPRKPVEVASSKTPSETKNSSNPRFYTVKSGDSLWSISKKFPGVTVQNLRSWNDMNSNSLKPGMKIKISKG, encoded by the coding sequence ATGCTGAAACGAAAATATTTTATGTTATTGCTCCTTGCCGGGATGTCTACCCTGGCACAGGAAAAGAAGGACAAGGAAAGAGTTGAAAAAGCGAATTTCAGGGTTCAGATATTTCAGAAGAGCGATGATACAGAGATCAAACTTGCACAACCAGATCCTGAATTTAGAGATAAGCTGCCAATTTCTGCCGCAATCAGGGATTCTTCCAAGGTAAAATTGGAGGATCTTCCTCAGGCAAAGACAATAGATTCTTTGTGGAAACTTGAACTTACCAATTCAGATCTTTTCGAGGATATGCAAAAAAGCATCCGCGAACAGGATTATGAAGATGTAGTCTATAAGGAGCTTCCAACTGATACGCTTAAAGCCAGGCTGGCAAAATTAAATGCCAGAACGCCTTTTAATATTGAATATAATCCAATTCTGGAAAGTGTTATAAAGTCCTATCTAAAGAGGAATAAACAGGGAATGGAGCGCTTAATGGCTTTAAGTTCCTATTATTTCCCGATGTTCGAACAGGAACTGGACAAATATGATATTCCTCTAGAGATAAAATACCTTGCGATCGTGGAATCTGCGCTTAATCCCAGGGCTAAATCCAGGGTAGGAGCAACGGGATTATGGCAATTTATGTTCACTACTGGGAAAATGCATGGTTTAGACGTGAGTTCTTATGTAGATGAACGTATGGACCCGGAAAGATCTACCGAAGCTGCTGCGCAATATTTAGCCAGCCTATATAAGGTTTTTGGTGATTGGGATCTGGTACTGGCTTCTTATAATTCTGGTCCAGGAAATGTATCTAAAGCCATTAGAAGAAGTGGTGGATCTACAGATTACTGGCAGTTAAGGCGATACCTTCCACGTGAAACGGCAGGTTATGTTCCGGCTTTCCTTGCTACCATGTATTTGTTTGAATATGCAGATGAGCATAATTTCCAACCTAAGAATCCTGATGTTGTCTATTTCGAAACCGATACTATTCAGGTAAAGCAATTGCTTACTTTTGATCAGATTTCCAAAGTTACTGGCGTTGAAAATGAAATGCTTCAATTTTTAAATCCAAGTTATAAGCTGGATATCATTCCATTTGTAGAGGATAAAAAGTATAGTCTAAGACTTCCTAAACCTGCCTCTGGAAAATTTGTTAGCAACGAGAGTGCTATCTATAATTTTGCTGAAACTCAGTTAGCTGAAGAAAAGAAGGAGCTTCCTAAGTATGTAGAGACAGAAGATCGAATTAGGTATAAGGTTAGACGGGGTGATTATCTTGGTAAGATAGCCGAACGTTATGGAGTAGGTGTAAGCAGCATTAGGAGATGGAATAATATGCGGGGCAATAACATTAGGGTAGGCCAATATCTTACGATCTATCCCAGGAAACCGGTAGAGGTTGCTAGTAGCAAAACACCTTCTGAGACTAAGAATAGTTCAAATCCAAGATTCTATACAGTAAAGAGTGGTGACTCCCTCTGGAGCATTTCAAAAAAGTTTCCGGGCGTTACGGTACAAAATTTGCGGTCATGGAATGATATGAACTCAAATAGTCTTAAACCGGGCATGAAAATCAAGATTTCCAAAGGTTAA
- the tatA gene encoding twin-arginine translocase TatA/TatE family subunit, whose product MNAFILPLAIGAPQIILIVVVILLLFGGRKIPELMRGLGSGIKEFKDASKDDEKGPTSDENKVSEEKK is encoded by the coding sequence ATGAATGCATTTATTTTGCCTTTAGCTATAGGAGCTCCACAAATCATTCTAATTGTGGTAGTAATATTGCTGCTCTTTGGAGGCCGTAAGATTCCTGAATTGATGAGAGGACTGGGTAGTGGAATTAAAGAATTTAAGGACGCTTCTAAGGACGATGAAAAAGGACCAACTTCAGACGAAAATAAGGTTTCTGAAGAGAAAAAGTAA
- a CDS encoding UDP-glucuronic acid decarboxylase family protein, whose product MAKRILITGAAGFLGSHLCDRFIKEGFEVIGMDNLITGDLRNIEHLMGNKNFEFHHHDITKFVHVPGDLNYILHFASPASPIDYLKIPIQTLKVGSIGTMHCLGLAKEKNARILIASTSEVYGDPLVHPQNEEYYGNVNAIGPRGVYDEAKRFQESITMAYHRFHGLETRIARIFNTYGPRMRLNDGRVIPAFIGQALRGEDLTVFGDGSQTRSFCYVDDQVEGIYRLLLSDYSEPVNIGNPNEISILDFADEIIKLTGTDQKIVYKELPQDDPLQRKPDITRAREILGWEPKVSREEGMKITYDYFKSLSQEELQKREHKDFSEHIRR is encoded by the coding sequence ATGGCAAAAAGAATATTGATCACCGGTGCAGCTGGATTTTTGGGTTCTCACCTTTGCGACCGATTTATTAAAGAGGGTTTCGAAGTAATTGGGATGGATAATCTTATAACCGGAGATCTCAGGAATATCGAGCATTTGATGGGAAACAAGAATTTTGAATTTCATCATCACGATATCACCAAGTTCGTTCATGTTCCAGGCGATCTGAATTATATACTACATTTTGCTTCCCCGGCCAGCCCTATAGATTATCTTAAAATTCCTATTCAAACGCTGAAGGTGGGTTCTATTGGGACAATGCATTGCCTTGGGTTGGCAAAGGAGAAAAATGCCAGAATTCTTATTGCTTCTACTTCTGAAGTTTATGGAGATCCCCTGGTTCATCCGCAGAATGAAGAATATTACGGCAATGTGAACGCCATAGGCCCTCGTGGAGTATACGATGAAGCCAAGCGTTTCCAGGAATCAATTACTATGGCTTATCACAGGTTTCATGGATTGGAAACAAGGATTGCCAGGATATTTAATACTTATGGACCTCGAATGCGACTTAATGATGGTCGTGTAATTCCGGCTTTTATTGGTCAGGCGCTAAGGGGGGAGGACCTTACAGTTTTTGGAGATGGGTCACAGACAAGGTCTTTCTGCTATGTAGATGACCAGGTGGAAGGTATTTACAGGTTGCTTTTAAGTGATTATTCTGAACCTGTAAATATTGGAAACCCTAATGAAATTAGCATTCTTGATTTCGCAGATGAGATCATTAAGCTTACGGGTACAGATCAAAAGATCGTTTATAAGGAACTTCCGCAAGACGATCCATTACAAAGAAAGCCCGATATCACCAGGGCCAGGGAGATTCTTGGCTGGGAACCAAAAGTGAGCAGGGAAGAAGGTATGAAGATAACTTATGATTATTTCAAAAGCCTGAGCCAGGAAGAATTGCAGAAAAGAGAACATAAAGATTTTTCAGAACACATCAGGAGATAA
- a CDS encoding GH3 auxin-responsive promoter family protein has protein sequence MSIKSFTAKIFAARIRKKIDKWAANPHETQQKIFEELIRKARNTKFGQDHDFSNINSHSDFVKNVPVRDYEELKSYVDLMVEGREDILWPGKPLYYAKTSGTTSGAKYIPLTKESMPTHINAARNAILCYIADTGKSKFVDGKMIFLQGSPELDEKNGVKLGRLSGIVAHYVPGYLQKNRMPSWETNCIDDWEKKVDAIVEETLPEDMSIISGIPSWVQMYFERLIEKTGNKVGDIFPNFELFIYGGVNYEPYRTKFETLIGRKVDSIELYPASEGFFAFQDKQDVKGMLLQLDSGMFYEFIKADEFYSKNPERLLLKDVEEGVNYVMIISSTAGLWAYNIGDTIQFTSLKPYRVIVSGRIKHFISAFGEHVIAKEVEEAMQDAVAETGAEISEFTVAPQINPDDDELPYHEWFIEFEQEPEDLNRFANIIDKSLQRQNSYYLDLIKGNILQRLKITKIPRNGFQDYMRSIGKLGGQNKLPRLSNDRQIADKLKDII, from the coding sequence ATGTCTATAAAGTCATTTACAGCTAAAATTTTTGCCGCACGAATAAGGAAAAAGATCGATAAATGGGCCGCGAATCCCCATGAAACTCAGCAAAAAATTTTTGAGGAATTAATTCGGAAAGCCAGAAATACTAAATTTGGGCAGGATCATGATTTCAGCAATATAAATTCCCATTCAGATTTTGTAAAAAATGTTCCGGTAAGAGATTATGAGGAACTTAAGAGTTATGTCGATTTGATGGTTGAAGGCAGGGAAGATATTCTCTGGCCGGGAAAGCCGCTATATTATGCAAAAACCTCTGGAACTACCAGTGGCGCAAAATATATACCGCTTACCAAGGAGTCGATGCCCACGCATATAAATGCGGCCAGGAATGCTATTCTATGCTACATCGCCGATACTGGGAAGTCTAAATTTGTAGATGGGAAAATGATATTTCTGCAGGGAAGTCCGGAACTCGACGAGAAAAATGGCGTGAAACTGGGAAGGCTTTCAGGAATTGTGGCGCATTATGTACCGGGATATTTACAGAAGAACCGAATGCCAAGCTGGGAAACTAATTGCATAGATGACTGGGAGAAAAAGGTAGATGCTATTGTAGAAGAAACCTTACCTGAAGATATGTCTATCATTAGCGGAATTCCTTCCTGGGTACAGATGTATTTTGAAAGGCTTATAGAAAAAACCGGAAATAAGGTAGGTGATATTTTCCCTAATTTCGAACTATTCATCTATGGAGGGGTAAATTACGAGCCATATCGCACCAAATTTGAAACCCTTATAGGAAGAAAAGTAGATAGTATTGAACTTTATCCTGCTTCAGAAGGGTTTTTCGCCTTTCAGGATAAGCAGGATGTAAAGGGAATGTTGCTTCAACTGGATTCAGGAATGTTCTATGAATTCATAAAAGCAGATGAGTTCTATTCAAAGAATCCGGAACGACTGCTTCTAAAAGATGTTGAGGAAGGTGTGAATTATGTGATGATAATTTCTTCTACTGCCGGATTGTGGGCATATAATATAGGGGACACTATTCAGTTTACCTCTTTAAAACCATACAGGGTGATCGTTTCTGGCCGGATAAAGCATTTTATTTCAGCTTTTGGAGAGCATGTTATTGCTAAAGAAGTTGAAGAAGCCATGCAGGATGCAGTGGCCGAAACCGGGGCAGAAATCAGTGAATTTACAGTGGCTCCGCAGATAAACCCTGATGATGATGAACTTCCCTATCATGAATGGTTTATAGAATTTGAGCAGGAACCGGAAGATTTAAATAGATTTGCCAATATTATTGATAAATCTTTACAGCGGCAGAATTCCTACTATCTGGACCTTATCAAGGGAAATATTTTGCAGCGACTTAAGATCACAAAAATACCCAGAAACGGATTTCAGGATTATATGAGATCTATCGGGAAACTTGGAGGGCAGAACAAGCTTCCAAGATTATCTAACGATCGCCAGATCGCAGATAAACTCAAAGATATTATTTAA
- a CDS encoding DUF4837 family protein, which translates to MKRSLILLASVFLIFSCNDGKTKKESRILSDSSGNINQLTVVIENDLWEGEVGEAIRTNFAAPVDGLPQEEPLFSLSQIPPETFSGFVRNSRIFLKIEDSTPKGMNLFEDEFARPQTGVVLMGDNSEELVEVINEKSDSIVKLLKKTELTEKQRRIRKSLKKDEALSEKFGLTLKFPSAYRYAKEAENFSWIRKEIPKGSMEILVYEVPINQIENDSSVIANIIEMRDSIGEAQIPGRLKGSYMITEKAYAPYLFETEIDGKFAYETRGTWEVANDFMAGPFVNYAVKDKENNRFVILEGFVFSPSRGKRDNIFELDAILQSAEFE; encoded by the coding sequence ATGAAACGTAGCCTAATCCTGCTTGCCAGTGTTTTTCTAATTTTTTCCTGCAATGACGGGAAAACCAAAAAAGAAAGTAGAATCCTTTCAGATTCCTCAGGGAATATCAATCAGTTAACCGTAGTAATAGAAAATGATCTTTGGGAGGGCGAAGTAGGAGAGGCAATAAGGACTAATTTTGCGGCTCCGGTAGATGGCTTGCCTCAGGAAGAGCCTTTATTCAGTTTAAGCCAGATCCCACCAGAAACTTTTTCAGGCTTTGTAAGAAACAGCCGTATCTTTTTAAAGATAGAAGATTCTACTCCTAAGGGGATGAATCTTTTCGAGGATGAATTTGCCCGGCCGCAAACCGGAGTTGTTCTAATGGGAGACAATTCTGAAGAGCTTGTAGAAGTGATAAATGAAAAGTCAGATTCTATCGTAAAGCTTCTTAAAAAGACTGAATTGACCGAAAAACAGCGCAGAATCCGTAAGTCTCTTAAGAAAGATGAAGCGCTAAGTGAGAAATTTGGCCTTACATTAAAATTCCCTTCAGCTTACAGATATGCTAAGGAGGCTGAAAATTTTTCCTGGATACGTAAAGAGATCCCAAAAGGAAGTATGGAGATCCTAGTTTATGAAGTTCCAATCAACCAGATCGAGAATGATTCAAGTGTCATTGCAAATATTATTGAGATGAGAGATTCTATTGGAGAAGCTCAGATTCCGGGCCGTTTGAAGGGGTCTTATATGATTACTGAAAAGGCTTATGCTCCTTATCTTTTTGAAACGGAAATAGACGGTAAATTTGCCTACGAAACCCGTGGAACCTGGGAAGTAGCCAATGATTTTATGGCTGGTCCTTTTGTAAACTACGCGGTGAAGGACAAAGAGAATAACCGTTTTGTTATCCTGGAAGGTTTTGTATTCTCTCCATCTAGAGGGAAACGGGATAATATATTCGAGCTGGATGCGATACTGCAATCTGCAGAATTTGAATAA
- a CDS encoding glycosyltransferase family 2 protein has product MELNRMVSVIMPAYNAEAFIADSIQSVIAQTYPNWELLVIDDASTDNMKEIVKGFSEKDKRIKLLENDSNLGTHHSRNRGIKAAQGHLIAFLDADDQWKPSKLYTQVKILQKGNVAACFSSYELISENGEPLNKKIEALPILSYEKLLKANYVGNLTGIYDAQKIGKIYCPEISKRQDWALWLKVIEKGGPMKGIEESLAIYRVRKNSISRNKLEMLKYNFKVYHEVLGYSYFSSLSKMFVFLNEQFFVKSRQTKTMITEK; this is encoded by the coding sequence ATGGAGCTTAACAGAATGGTTTCAGTTATCATGCCCGCCTACAATGCTGAGGCTTTTATTGCTGATTCCATCCAGTCGGTCATAGCTCAAACCTACCCAAACTGGGAACTTCTGGTGATCGACGATGCATCTACAGATAATATGAAGGAAATAGTAAAAGGATTTTCTGAAAAAGATAAAAGGATCAAACTTCTCGAAAATGATTCTAACCTGGGAACCCATCATAGCCGGAATAGGGGAATTAAAGCCGCTCAGGGCCATCTTATAGCTTTTCTGGACGCAGATGACCAATGGAAGCCTAGCAAGCTTTATACACAGGTAAAAATCCTTCAGAAGGGAAATGTCGCCGCATGTTTTTCCAGCTACGAACTCATTTCAGAAAATGGAGAGCCTTTGAATAAAAAGATCGAAGCCCTGCCGATACTTTCCTATGAGAAATTATTGAAAGCAAATTACGTGGGTAACCTTACTGGGATTTACGATGCACAAAAGATCGGGAAGATCTATTGCCCTGAAATTTCCAAAAGGCAGGACTGGGCTTTATGGCTAAAAGTGATAGAGAAAGGAGGTCCCATGAAAGGAATAGAGGAATCGCTGGCCATTTACCGGGTGCGTAAAAATTCGATTTCCAGAAATAAACTGGAGATGCTGAAGTACAATTTCAAGGTCTATCACGAAGTCCTTGGATATAGCTATTTCAGCAGTCTTTCTAAAATGTTTGTGTTTTTAAACGAACAGTTCTTCGTGAAGTCAAGGCAAACAAAAACTATGATAACTGAGAAGTAA
- a CDS encoding M23 family metallopeptidase yields the protein MAQNKKTKKKFAKKLLHKYRMVVLNEDTFEERFSFRLTRLNVFVTVGLSAIFLVAITTILIAFTPLREYIPGYSSAKLKEEAANLAYVSDSLQNVIRLNDQYLNSIKNALTGDFDTEKLNRDSILSQPITDAEYEEINRIKADSLLREEVAQEDKYNILPTATDDINFSLFPPVKGTISDPYSLENKHYAVDVVTSRNAPIKSIADGRVIFAEWTAETGYVIIIKHSYGLISAYKHNASISKSQGDMVRAGEVIATAGNTGELTTGPHVHFELWNEGNPVDPSEYIDFN from the coding sequence ATGGCTCAAAATAAAAAAACAAAAAAGAAGTTTGCGAAGAAATTGCTTCACAAGTATCGCATGGTCGTGCTTAATGAGGATACCTTTGAAGAGCGTTTTTCCTTCAGACTTACCCGGCTAAATGTATTTGTAACCGTTGGTCTATCTGCAATTTTTCTAGTGGCCATAACCACAATTCTAATTGCTTTTACTCCCCTACGGGAATATATACCTGGATATTCTTCCGCGAAACTAAAGGAAGAAGCAGCTAACCTGGCTTATGTTTCAGATTCACTTCAAAATGTGATAAGACTTAACGACCAATACCTTAATTCCATAAAGAACGCATTAACAGGTGATTTTGATACCGAAAAATTAAATCGGGATTCTATATTAAGTCAGCCGATTACAGACGCTGAATATGAAGAAATTAACCGGATCAAGGCAGATTCTCTGCTTAGAGAAGAAGTTGCCCAGGAGGATAAATATAATATTCTGCCTACGGCGACAGATGATATAAACTTCTCTCTATTCCCACCGGTGAAAGGAACAATATCAGATCCTTACAGCCTGGAGAATAAACATTATGCCGTGGATGTGGTCACATCTCGTAATGCACCAATCAAATCTATTGCAGACGGCAGGGTTATCTTTGCGGAATGGACTGCAGAGACGGGTTATGTTATTATCATAAAACACAGTTATGGCCTAATTTCGGCCTATAAGCATAATGCTTCCATATCTAAATCCCAAGGTGATATGGTAAGGGCAGGAGAGGTTATTGCAACAGCCGGAAATACCGGCGAATTAACTACCGGACCGCACGTACACTTTGAGCTATGGAATGAAGGTAACCCGGTAGACCCTTCAGAATATATTGATTTCAATTAA
- the rfbD gene encoding dTDP-4-dehydrorhamnose reductase yields the protein MKTILVTGATGQLGQCFQKQSKKFTNFNFLFCSSAELDITSKESLRALFKKHNFDYCINCAAYTNVEQAENEHEKAFLVNAEGAKNIAELCNEFGVTLFHFSTDYVFNGQSRVPYKESDEVDPINIYGASKLKGEEIIKELMQEYFIFRTSWLYSEFGHNFFRTILRKADEKAELNITTTQLGTPTNANDLADYVLCIIAAGSKKYGIYHFSNEGEATWYDFAKEILNYSNKMDEVTLNKTGFFKTLAERPEYSVLSKEKAIKNFGPIKDWKISLHQLIDEN from the coding sequence ATGAAAACTATTTTAGTAACAGGTGCTACTGGTCAGTTAGGACAATGTTTTCAAAAACAGAGTAAAAAATTTACAAATTTTAATTTTCTTTTTTGCTCTTCGGCTGAACTTGATATTACCTCAAAGGAGTCTTTGAGAGCGCTGTTTAAAAAGCACAATTTTGATTACTGCATCAATTGTGCGGCATATACCAATGTTGAGCAAGCTGAAAATGAGCATGAAAAAGCCTTTCTGGTCAATGCCGAAGGAGCAAAGAATATAGCTGAACTGTGTAATGAATTTGGCGTTACTTTATTCCATTTTTCGACAGATTATGTATTCAATGGCCAATCTCGAGTACCATATAAAGAATCAGATGAGGTTGATCCTATCAATATATACGGTGCTTCCAAGCTAAAAGGGGAGGAGATAATCAAAGAATTGATGCAGGAATATTTCATATTCAGAACTTCCTGGTTGTATTCAGAATTCGGGCATAATTTTTTCAGAACTATTCTCAGAAAAGCTGATGAAAAAGCAGAACTGAATATTACCACCACGCAGCTGGGTACTCCTACCAATGCAAATGATCTGGCAGATTATGTTCTTTGTATCATTGCGGCAGGCTCTAAGAAATATGGTATCTATCATTTTAGTAACGAAGGGGAGGCCACCTGGTATGATTTTGCAAAGGAGATCCTCAATTACTCTAATAAAATGGATGAGGTTACTTTAAACAAGACCGGTTTTTTTAAAACTTTGGCGGAAAGACCTGAATATAGCGTACTTTCAAAGGAAAAGGCAATAAAGAATTTTGGACCAATCAAGGACTGGAAAATAAGTCTTCATCAGCTAATTGATGAAAATTGA
- the rfbC gene encoding dTDP-4-dehydrorhamnose 3,5-epimerase translates to MQVEETPLKDCFLVKPNIFKDHRGIFLETYHRKRFAELTGIDTEFVQDNQSVSSYGVLRGMHFQKGEFAQTKIVRVVYGKVLDVVVDLRPDSPTFKQTYSAILDDQNLHQLYVPKGFGHGFLTLSTKSVFGYKCDNYYTPGSEGGIIFNDPDLNIDWDFPFKEMVLSDKDRDLPTFKEVFG, encoded by the coding sequence ATGCAGGTAGAAGAGACACCCTTAAAAGACTGTTTTCTTGTAAAACCGAATATATTTAAAGATCATCGTGGTATCTTCCTGGAGACCTACCACAGAAAGCGTTTTGCTGAACTTACCGGGATAGATACCGAGTTTGTTCAGGATAACCAATCGGTATCTTCTTACGGTGTACTTCGGGGAATGCATTTCCAAAAGGGTGAGTTCGCCCAAACCAAAATAGTAAGAGTGGTCTATGGTAAAGTATTGGATGTGGTAGTGGATCTAAGACCAGATTCGCCCACTTTTAAACAGACCTATTCTGCCATTCTCGACGATCAGAACCTTCACCAGTTATATGTTCCTAAAGGTTTTGGTCATGGATTTTTAACCCTTTCAACTAAATCTGTTTTCGGATACAAATGCGATAATTATTATACTCCGGGTTCTGAAGGAGGTATTATCTTTAACGATCCAGATCTTAATATCGACTGGGATTTTCCTTTCAAAGAAATGGTCCTATCAGATAAAGATAGGGACCTTCCAACTTTTAAGGAGGTATTTGGATGA